TGTGGGTGCATGCCATGTGAGCCTTCTGCTAGTCTACAGATTCGGTACGTGGCAGATTTCGATTAGGAGGGCatcattttaatttaaaaataaagctgATTCGACGCACAGGAACAATTCCCAATTTGTTTATCTCCCGCGAGGTTTTCCCACCGGCCGTCAGGTCCGGACGTCTTGGAAATATTTAATATGATTTTATtatcttatattatattatcataattttaacataataccaacattatattcatataattttaattatattatattatatgacatAATGTTATAGATTTAAAGTTATATAATATCAAACAATATTAATGTGCTATCATATCACAATACTAGTTCAAGTACCCACGATCTAACAATTATGTAACATATTTCTAATCACATATCTTACTGATAATGCTTTATAATTAATACCAACACTTGcaaattaatattttcttaacAACATTACACCATAATTAAAACAGATCATATTGTTCTACATTATTCATATAGTGTTGAATATATAATCTCATAATATAATATGGCaaacttaattttataatattataatatctattattataattaatatgataatataagttttttttttcttgaaaatgaGCAAAAATCCCAAATGCATTAAGGAAAAGAAGCACAGTATGcatcctctaaaaaaaatttatatataattatgagCAATCATAATTATATTACAACTAGATATCGAGAtaatcataatattaatataattgtAATTCTCAATTAGAaagtaattattaaaatataataatataatattatagaaaTATATGCTAATAGGTATTGTAATTACTATTTATAGTTAAATGATGTaaatatttttactaaaaaaattagatacttCCTCGTCTTAAGGCTAGATTCATTTAGTAACCCTCCAATTTAAAAGTTTCAAGATAGTTTCTGAAACTAATTAAGTGATTCAATATAATTTCCAGCCTCATCTTGTTTCCAATATTGATGAGACGGATAATTTTGTTCCcgcttcaagaaaaaaattagctTCCCATCACTCTAGATATCCATCTAATTTCTATGATCGCCTTGTCATCCCTCTTCACTGCCATCACCTTCCTCATCTTTCAACACCTCCACTTCTTCTTTCTAAATCAGGCCGTTGTTTTCATCGTCATCTTCAACTCATATGGTCCGATCGAGCCCCAACTCATCCCTCCTCTCCATCGACCTTCACCTCATCATCTCCTTTTTCCCATGTCACtaaactcttcttctcctttgccGCCCCGTCTCTACCTTTGACCTTGTATATGCAGCAGCATCCTCATGCAGCCCTCCCCATTGCGGCCATCTTCTCTGTCTCCCGCTTCATCCCATGGTCATACGCCGCATGAAGATCAATGACCAAACAGAGGCTACGCCGTAAAGGTAGCCCTCCACCCTACCAGATCCGCCTCGTCGTCAAGTACCGCCTTTGTCCTTGAGACCATCACACCGCTCCACATTGAGGGCATTAAGGTGCACGACGAAATCAAGATTAATGTTCATACAATCAAATTAAAGAACTTACTGAAAGATATAGAATCTCATCAGTATCGATTCCATGGTCAGCGCGGCAAGATAGATTGGAGAGCATCACACTGGTATAAAAAACCCAAGCATCCATTCCGTCACTAGCCAACATATATGAGGGACCAAGCATAGGCGCCTGGCTGCCTCATCGGCCACCATCTCCACGTAGAAATGGTAGGCCTTCTTAGTCGTGCAGTCCTTCGCATAGGCACAGCAATCCATAGGGACTATCTTCCACAAGGTGAAGTTGTTTGCCTCCTTGGCAAACCACCAGCTAGCAATCCATAGCCAGACTCCTTCTTGGTCAACATTTGTGGTTGGGGTTTGGAAATTTTGGTTATCATCGAGGGTCGGTATTCAAGGATCAGCAGCATGGGAAGGATGAGAGTATCAAGAGTTCGGTGTGTCATGACGATGGTTGAGAAGCCCAAGAGGAGAAGATAGGATGATTCCATGGCTAAATTATGAGGGATCTGAAGGGGTTTTGATGGGAGGGaagcttttattattattattattattattattattattattattattattattattaggaaGGCGAAAGAGTGTTGGGGAGGAATCACTGGAGAAGGCGGTTTTCCTCCAGAGGTTCTGGCTTTCATGAGAAGGTTGGAACCGGATGGTGCGAGAGGGAATGCGGGAAAAGGGGTGATAAGAATAACGCGTGAGGAACACGATGGAGGCGAAGGAAAATGTTGAATTTCCAAATGGTAGAGGTCCCTAACTTCCTCCACCAAATAGAAAAGCGTTACGGATGGTACTGTCAAAATAATGGTATTTCACCCATAAAAATCTTAGATGACCATCTCACATGATGGCAAGACCATATTAAATCATTTAACTAATATTAAGGATCTCTTTGAAACTTtataaactcaaaaaatattAAGTGAAACTTACCTCAAATTGAAGGAATGTTTTGACTACATCAATATTACCACCTCAAAAGATACCTTAGCAGCCGGAAAAAGTTATGGTTCTTCGTTTCCAAGTTATGCATCctctcataaaatttattttacttgAAAATGACCACCTCCTAATTTACTCAAGATTAATTTTAATGGTAATGCTCTGAATGAAGATGATCAGGATAGAGCAAACTTTGTTATAAAAAGCACTAGTGGAGCTTTAGTTACAGCATATGGAAATAAATTGTTTGACACTACAATTCCTACGGTAGAAAATGCGGGCAACCCTCCTGTCTCTTGAAGTCATAAATTTTTATAGAGAGACGAAATAATACTACAAATTGAATGATAATATATGTAGCTAACTATACCTGATCCACATTATGAACGATTTTGTCAGGTGTTCTAACTGAACTTGTCAATATTTTAATTGCTGATTTACACAGATGTTTTTTATTCTAAATTGTTTTAATAAATCCGATTCTACCAAACAAAGGAATGTCTACATAATTTTTCCCATTTTATAGTTATGACATTATATAATAACTAATAATAtagtaaattaatattatattacttatagtattatataatattaataatgtaCAATCAATTTGATAACATATACCAATAACATcagaatatgatataattattatttagcatagtattatattaatattatttttttttcatataattaATTACAATGGTATTATAATAATGAATTACAGTGATATACATAAAGCTAGAACAAGGTCCCAAGGCAATTCTCTATCAATTTTCCAGTACTCCAGAGATCACAAACCGATCGACTCCAGACTCAATTTCTTTAGACTCATGAATTAAAAGGTAATACCATTACTTTGGTTACAAACTCACAGAGCAGAAAGAGTTAGTGATATTATTATGACAACCAGAAAAAATTCACTGTTACACTATCTTGTGGTCAATCATATGACAAGATGATGACTGCAACAAATGCAAAAGTATAATGACTACCTCTTCATTAGCCAAATGTACAATTCAACTAGCAATTGTCATATTAATGAGAAATATTCTTTCTTCGAATATAAAACAATGGATGGGTAAGGAGAGGTAATTCACTAAATCTGTCTGAAATGCAACTACATTCCTGTATGAGAAAGTAAAAGAAGATACCTATAAGAGAGGTAATCTACTGAATCTGAGTCTGAAATGCTACTACAATCTCAGAATCTGAGCCCTAGGCACTCCAATGCACAAATCAGTTACCACTAAATCTATTCGCCTCTGGCTCTAAGCTAGTCTCTCACAGCTGAATTTTCTAGCTTTTTTGCAGGTGAAATGCTAAAGCTACCTCAAATTTTCACCACTGACTTTTGTTGAAACGTCCATGTTGGAGCTACCTTGCCCACTACGGTGAAAATCCAGTCCCTCTTGTTTGTCTTGGCAATGTCCGTCAGCTTCCATTGATGGCATATTCAGACCTTGCTGATTCTCATATACGACTAATGCCCCCACCTGACCTTGAGAATCCTTGCTCACTTCAGACATCCCAACTTCAATGCCGGGAAGCCTTGAAGCATCATTTATCTCAACATTTCCAAGTTCATCATTAGTGGATTGCACCATCCGCTCATCTTTATTTCGAGCAAATCTCCTTTTAGaccattttttcttaaaattagtTTTCTTGGGTTTAAGTTGTTTCACAGCCTCCGTGTTTGTCTCCTGttctttccccttcttcttgCTAGGAAGAACAGTATACTGCGAGGCACCATTTGTTCCTGCCTCTGACTGACCTGCAAAGGAAAAGACCGATCATATTAAAAATGTGAAGAAATCAAGGCGAAGCCTTCAAGCAAATAAATAATAGCTAGTGGCCTACTCTGGATTGCTAGAAGAGCTGTTCGTGCTGCTTTTATCTCTGCTTCCTTCTTTGTTCTTGCAGCAGCTCCAATATACTGAATCCCACCAACCTCAACCGTACACGTAAATGGATTTGTGCCAGAGGGTTGCTTATTGCATACATAGGATGGGATTGCATAATTCATTTTCTGTGCATACTCCTGAAGCAGATTTTTGCATAGGCCAGTTTCATGCTGGAGATAACAGTTTATGATGTTAAAACTAAAGAAGAGGACTAAAACATGAAGAGTCATGACACCGCAAAATGGCCATAGCATGAGAAACTGGTTACAGTAAGCAACTGCTGTTGCGATGTTATGGAACAAGGTGCATATCcttttatatataatatgtaaACATGTAAGGATTTAGGGAGTAATGAACATAAGTTTTAAACAATTATAGAGCTGTTTGGTTTGACAGAGACTAATTGCCCTGATCTGAATGAGCACATATTACACAACTCATGTCAAATACCATGAAACTTAGAATCAACCAAATAGGCAGTCTTGTTCACACGCTCAAATCAATTGAAGATGATTGACAGATGGAATTGCTCCACATTCTTTAGTACAAATCACAAAATTAGACAAGACCGTTCTTCATTCAGCAATGGAACAGCCCTACCAAACTTTGACTATAGAAGACAGGCAGGAAAAGTTCACTCCAGACAACATATAGGATTTGTGGCAGCACCTTTTATGCACTTCCAAATCTTGTGTTAAAAAAGGACATGGATCAGAACAGGAGGCAGGACAAAGCATAGCTGCAAGAAGGCCCATAAACATGCGTAACTATGAAACCAATTTTCAAATAGGCCCTGTCAAAATGGATTCATATTCTTTATCCCATTCTATGCAACAGTCCCTCATGTTGCTAGGTTGTCCCTGAGAAGGATATTTCCTGGAATTGCTGTATCTTAACAAACTAGTATGGACCGTGCTACGCAGTGGGATTGtataaaatttgaagaaaataacataaaattgATAACATGTAGTTCCCGATCATATGTCACGAAATCTTCTTGACCTCAATTCCAAGgataagagaagagaaagggcggtGAGAAGTccaagaagaagagatcaagagagAAAAGTGGGCAGAGTTAGGACAGGTTGGTGGTTCCTAAGGTCAGTTTGTCTATCGATGCATTGCATAGATCCTACTTCCACTTTACGACCACCTtccctctttttaaaaaaaaactttgaaACTCGTTCCATAGCTAAGTCTGATCCTATTGAGTATGaatatcatgaaattttttatctttatcaTTTTTAAGAGCTTCGTACTCAGTACAACTTATCCAGCTAGGCTCCATGTAAAGAAATAAAGGTATGGCCCAGACGCTAATCCTTGTATGACACTATAattgttttaaaaaaatgatcatacaacttataaaaaaaaatggctatataattttttttttttttaagtgtttGGAAACAAAAAATATAAGTGGTGGATAGCACACCAAGACGAGGACGGAAAAACCAACAAACAAtctcatctctattttttttcttcattaaatttGACGGCATCACCACCCAAATATCATTTATTGTACTCCTCTCACTCccactactctctctctctcatactcCCTCATGCGCTTCGCCGTgcacaattctctctctctctctctccatccttATTAATGTGTGAGGTTCAATAATGGTCGTCCATTCCCCGATCCATTTCCTTCTATTTCCCCAGATGATTTCCACATCTTGATGGGACGTGATTGGACatggagtcttttttttttttttgttgacaaAAGTAATGGAGATGGGATGTGATGGATGAtggagtgatttttttttttttgatttggcaAAGGGGAGTTCAGTCAGACGTGATGGGTAAAAGTGATAAGATGGGACATTgggtgatggatttttttttcttt
Above is a genomic segment from Elaeis guineensis isolate ETL-2024a chromosome 1, EG11, whole genome shotgun sequence containing:
- the LOC105040124 gene encoding double-stranded RNA-binding protein 8 — encoded protein: MEDSVEGRGLQASCLEAETATIPPSFQSLYSSSPPFSNPLLQPPPAAESSPPALRYDNHTAPMSAFSGAHCLPNPPPSRRNGVANCYVFKSRLQEYAQKVGLPTPEYQTVKEGPSHEPVFRSTVIVNNVRYDSLPGFFNRKAAEQSAAEIALMEIHKSGQMKENLPTVHETGLCKNLLQEYAQKMNYAIPSYVCNKQPSGTNPFTCTVEVGGIQYIGAAARTKKEAEIKAARTALLAIQSQSEAGTNGASQYTVLPSKKKGKEQETNTEAVKQLKPKKTNFKKKWSKRRFARNKDERMVQSTNDELGNVEINDASRLPGIEVGMSEVSKDSQGQVGALVVYENQQGLNMPSMEADGHCQDKQEGLDFHRSGQGSSNMDVSTKVSGENLR